A section of the Brachyhypopomus gauderio isolate BG-103 chromosome 13, BGAUD_0.2, whole genome shotgun sequence genome encodes:
- the slc6a19b gene encoding solute carrier family 6 member 19b, protein MKLTLPNPGLEHRILSHAQLEKLEVEEAGERPKWDNKAQYMLTCVGFCVGLGNVWRFPYLCQSHGGGAFMIPFLILLVFEGVPLLHLEFAIGQRLRKGSVGVWRTISPYMIGVGISSMFVSLLVSLYYNTIIAWVMWYFFNSFQEPLPWSQCPVNENKTDLVSECVRSSPVDYFWYRKTLNVTPVIDETGGLQWWMVLCLVAAWGVLYVCCIRGIETTGKAVYVTSTLPYLVLTIFLIRGLTLKGSVDGIIFLFTPDLNELANPSTWLDAGAQVFYSFSLAFGGLISFSSYNSVHNNCEQDAVIISIINAFTSIFAATVIYTIIGFRATERFDDCLGGNILTLLNTFDLPETNITAHNYDQALLDLNATYPNTIQALNLPTCDLNTFLSEGVEGTGLAFIVFTEAITKMPLSPLWAVLFFIMLFCLGLSSMFGNIEGVLVPLQDLGVFPKSWPKEAITGVTCLACCCLGLIFVQGSGDYWLALFDSFAGSIPLLIIAFCEMVGVVYIYGVDRFNEDLVFMIGHKPNIFWQATWRVISPLIMLVIFLFYFVTTVSKELFYSSWDPESVKFPTLEKKPYPSWIYVIIFILAGIPSLAVPAAAIFMAIKKHRDKVFSHA, encoded by the exons ATGAAGCTGACTCTGCCCAACCCGGGCCTGGAGCACCGGATCCTCAGCCATGCTCAGCTGGAGAaactggaggtggaggaggcaggagaAAGGCCCAAGTGGGACAACAAGGCCCAGTACATGCTGACCTGCGTGGGCTTCTGCGTGGGCCTGGGCAACGTCTGGAGGTTCCCCTACCTGTGCCAGAGCCACGGGGGAG GGGCCTTCATGATCCCTTTCCTGATCCTGCTGGTGTTCGAGGGcgttcctctcctccacctggagTTCGCCATTGGCCAGCGCCTGAGAAAAGGCAGTGTGGGGGTCTGGAGAACCATCAGCCCCTACATGATTGGAGTGG GCATCTCATCCATGTTCGTGTCCTTGCTGGTCAGCCTCTACTACAACACCATCATCGCCTGGGTCATGTGGTACTTCTTCAACTCCTTCCAGGAGCCCCTACCCTGGAGCCAGTGCCCCGTcaatgaaaataaaacag ATCTGGTGTCGGAGTGCGTCAGGAGCTCCCCCGTGGATTATTTCTGGTACAGGAAAACCCTGAACGTCACCCCGGTCATAGATGAGACAGGGGGCCtgcagtggtggatggtgctgtgtCTGGTTGCAGCATGGGGAGTGCTTTATGTCTGCTGTATCCGCGGGATTGAGACCACTGGGAAG GCAGTATATGTGACCTCCACATTACCCTACTTGGTGCTTACCATTTTCCTCATCAGAGGACTGACCCTGAAAGGTTCGGTGGATGGAATCATATTTCTCTTCACGCCAGAT ctgaatGAGTTAGCTAACCCCAGTACATGGCTGGATGCGGGCGCTCAGGTGTTCTACTCCTTCTCTCTGGCCTTCGGGGGCCTCATCTCCTTCTCCAGCTACAACTCTGTGCA TAATAACTGTGAACAGGATGCTGTCATCATCTCAATCATTAACGCCTTCACCTCAATCTTCGCTGCCACTGTCATCTACACCATCATCGGCTTCAGAGCCACGGAGAGATTTGACGATTGTTTGGGAGG AAACATCCTGACCCTTCTAAACACGTTTGACCTGCCAGAAACCAACATAACTGCGCACAACTACGATCAGGCACTGCTTGACCTTAACGCCACTTACCCCAACACCATCCAGGCCCTAAACTTACCGACCTGCGACCTGAACACCTTCCTCAGTGAG GGTGTGGAGGGTACAGGATTGGCCTTCATCGTCTTCACCGAGGCCATCACCAAGATGCCGCTGTCTCCGCTGTGGGCCGTCCTCTTCTTCATCATGCTCTTCTGCCTCGGACTCTCCTCCATGTTTGGTAACATTGAAGGAGTGCTGGTTCCCCTGCAGGACTTGGGGGTCTTCCCCAAGAGCTGGCCCAAGGAAGCCATCACAG GTGTGACATGCCTGGCGTGTTGCTGTCTTGGGCTAATATTTGTTCAGGGATCGGGGGATTACTGGCTGGCCCTCTTTGACAGTTTTGCTGGGTCAATCCCCCTACTCATTATCGCTTTCTGTGAGATGGTTGGAGTGGTTTATATCTACGGTGTTGATAG GTTCAACGAAGACCTGGTTTTCATGATTGGCCATAAGCCCAACATCTTCTGGCAAGCCACCTGGAGAGTCATCAGCCCCCTCATCATGCTGGTCATCTTCCTCTTCTACTTTGTCACCACTGTCTCCAAGGAGCTCTTCTACAGCTCCTGGGACCCTGAATCG GTGAAATTTCCTACTTTGGAGAAGAAGCCCTATCCCTCCTGGATTTACGTCATCATCTTCATCTTGGCTGGGATTCCTAGTCTTGCTGTACCTGCTGCAGCAATTTTCATGGCAATTAAGAAACATCGAGATAAGGTGTTCTCTCATGCTTAG